In Pectinophora gossypiella chromosome 5, ilPecGoss1.1, whole genome shotgun sequence, a genomic segment contains:
- the LOC126367068 gene encoding interferon-related developmental regulator 2-like, protein MQEKLEEKVMEVIDALSARSNAARAAAFTSLRSALQRRNLTTLLSNQRATLADHVTKALRRGKDGERRAAAAIAPLLALQIGEEGTEEYVREVRPALVAAATDKSASIEARTECCSSLAVLCYLLEEDLTEIIEVMRMYETIFSGSYLKGDGSVKVSGAAVEAGALHAAALDGWALLLTLPPAAHAAALLAAQPPGLARLRDLLEAHSLEVRMAAGGALAIAHECTSEPDASGDDALIADLLPRLQELARDSHKYRAKRDRKLQRATFRDILKYFEEDEVPSLTIRVGSESVSCPSWGSRLAYGALAAALGAGLQTLAPHSAALRAALGLADVLPLDVPAVKLNKLQRHLQNNAACKARTVARNKNRDKRSAALAI, encoded by the exons ATGCAAGAGAAGCTAGAGGAAAAAGTGATGGAGGTTATAGACGCACTGAGTGCGCGTTCCaacgccgcccgcgccgccgccttcACATCGCTGCGCAGCGCCTTGCAACGTCGCAACCTAACCACCCTGCTTAGCAACCAGCGCGCAACTCTGGCAGATCACGTCACTAAAGCGTTGCGGAGAGGAAAGGATGGAGAAAGGCGTGCGGCCGCCGCTATCGCACCGCTCTTAGCTTTGCag ATCGGCGAGGAAGGCACAGAGGAGTACGTCCGCGAGGTGCGCCCCGCGCTCGTGGCCGCCGCCACCGACAAGTCTGCCTCCATCGAGGCTCGCACTGAG TGCTGTTCATCGCTGGCAGTGCTGTGTTACCTACTAGAGGAGGACCTCACAGAGATCATCGAGGTCATGCGCATGTACGAGACTATCTTCAGTGGCAGCTATCTCAAG GGCGACGGCAGCGTGAAGGTGTCGGGCGCGGCGGTGGAGGCGGGCGCGCTGCACGCGGCGGCGCTGGACGGCTGGGCGCTGCTGCTCACGCTGCCGCCCGCCGCGCACGCCGCCGCGCTGCTGGCCGCGCAGCCGCCCGGCCTGGCGCGCCTCAGGGACCTGCTGGAGGCGCACAGCCTGGAG GTACGAATGGCAGCCGGCGGCGCCCTAGCCATCGCACATGAATGTACATCGGAGCCCGACGCGAGTGGAGACGACGCGCTCATAGCGGACCTACTGCCCCGCCTGCAGGAACTGGCCCGAGACTCGCACAAGTACCGCGCCAAGCGAGACCGCAAGCTGCAGCGGGCCACCTTCAGGGACATACTCAAGTACTTCGAG GAAGACGAGGTGCCGTCGCTCACCATCCGCGTGGGCTCGGAGTCGGTGTCGTGCCCGTCGTGGGGCTCGCGCCTGGCCTACGGCGCCCTGGCCGCGGCGCTGGGCGCCGGCCTGCAGACGCTGGCGCCGCACTCGGCCGCGCTGCGGGCCGCGCTGGGGCTGGCCGACGTGCTGCCGCTGGACGTGCCCGCCGTCAAGCTCAACAAGCTGCAACGG CATCTACAGAACAACGCTGCGTGTAAGGCGCGGACAGTGGCGCGCAACAAGAACAGAGACAAGCGCTCCGCCGCGCTCGCCATCTGA